The following proteins come from a genomic window of Methanophagales archaeon:
- a CDS encoding chorismate mutase: MPPRIERLQEIRRKIDEIDDAIAELLIKRMKYARQARAEKVRMKMPVTDLQREKEVIERWRAHARRGNNEVSEELMQRIAELVTEYMRREELREELETEMEMVRETE; encoded by the coding sequence ATGCCACCGCGAATAGAGCGATTACAGGAGATAAGGAGGAAGATAGATGAGATAGATGATGCCATCGCCGAGCTGCTCATAAAGCGGATGAAATACGCAAGGCAGGCACGGGCTGAGAAGGTGCGAATGAAGATGCCTGTTACAGACTTACAGCGAGAGAAGGAAGTGATTGAGAGATGGCGAGCACATGCACGGCGCGGTAATAACGAGGTGAGCGAGGAGTTGATGCAGCGAATAGCGGAGCTTGTGACCGAATATATGAGGAGAGAGGAGTTGAGAGAAGAGCTGGAGACGGAGATGGAGATGGTGAGAGAGACAGAATGA